One window of Alosa sapidissima isolate fAloSap1 chromosome 21, fAloSap1.pri, whole genome shotgun sequence genomic DNA carries:
- the LOC121695165 gene encoding uncharacterized protein LOC121695165, whose product MSVLRVAVFGTLICTVVSATIKAKEEHRTAFFGEDVHIRVPSLASTDVVFKPRVKGQPEKVLMQNGNVVHTRATLNTQFLILEDVGEEDEGVYMIKNTEAPTHVRHITLIVRDCALEQTVKYGDTYHIQLHDITLPITLEFRYGIAHINQTTESPPVVLLNQTSTPVDEYKGRLAVSAKWVTLHRVTGMDEGSYTILDSDGKIRMRTCLNVKEHQNFIHLEYDKTLKINLHLNYDKVNMVYTRDSDRKERVILNQGKLMLPVDPVLDGRLSVEGSVVYLKQVRASDMGTFRVKDLLGFHVAEVHLEVESYKLPPLTVAILAMLGLVVVLLLVCLLSCQINVRRRAEKARKIALIAQQAGKGEGDTFRQVVHEAYTRFTEDSITQSQWDQNTDNTEVEIKGLEVSKAGRYQSLLSDKNFLEMSDSGVEFTSSGLPLDSDTDVPMTYGSHKPLLDSVHSDGFVTAQPTIAEGTESNSRTPDSILSGSPASLPKANGQPDGNLMETIIPDSAPRGPEVDGVVIPAPAGSPAKEPSTDVGPAGEAASTPSGAVENATT is encoded by the exons ATGAGCGTCCTTAGAGTGGCAGTGTTTGGTACCTTGATCTGCACAG TTGTATCTGCAACCATCAAAG CGAAAGAGGAGCATCGGACGGCGTTCTTCGGGGAGGATGTGCACATCCGTGTGCCTTCGCTGGCCAGCACCGACGTGGTGTTCAAGCcacgggtcaaaggtcaaccgGAGAAGGTTCTAATGCAGAATGGGAATGTGGTCCACACCCGGGCCACGCTCAACACCCAGTTCCTCATCCTGGAGGACGTCGGCGAGGAAGACGAGGGCGTCTACATGATCAAGAACACAGAGGCACCAACCCACGTTCGGCACATCACACTCATCGTTAGAG ATTGCGCTCTGGAGCAGACGGTGAAGTATGGCGACACTTACCACATCCAGCTCCACGACATCACTCTACCCATCACCCTGGAGTTCCGCTACGGCATCGCCCACATCAACCAGACCACCGAGTCTCCCCCTGTGGTGCTCCTGAACCAGACCTCCACCCCTGTGGACGAGTACAAGGGCCGCTTGGCGGTCAGTGCCAAATGGGTTACCCTCCACCGGGTGACAGGCATGGACGAGGGCAGCTACACCATCCTGGACAGTGACGGAAAGATCCGGATGAGGACCTGTCTAAATGTGAAAG AGCACCAGAACTTTATTCACCTGGAATACGACAAGACTCTGAAGATCAACCTCCACCTGAACTACGACAAGGTCAACATGGTCTACACGAGAGACTCAGACCGCAAAGAACGGGTCATCTTAAACCAGGGAAAGCTGATGCTTCCCGTAGACCCGGTTCTGGATGGACGTCTCTCTGTGGAAGGTTCCGTGGTTTACCTGAAGCAGGTCCGTGCCAGCGACATGGGCACCTTCAGGGTGAAGGATCTGCTCGGCTTCCATGTTGCTGAAGTCCACCTTGAGGTTGAGT cCTACAAACTTCCCCCTCTGACTGTGGCTATCCTTGCCATGCTGGGCCTGGTGGTTGTGCTACTGCTGGTGTGTCTGCTCTCCTGCCAGATCAATGTGCGCCGCCGGGCTGAGAAGGCCAGGAAGATCGCCCTCATCGCTCAGCAGGCGGGCAAAGGGGAGGGAGACACCTTCCGACAG GTGGTTCATGAGGCCTACACAAGATTCACTGAAGACTCGATCACCCAGTCGCAGTGGGACCAAAACACGGACAACACAGAGGTTGAAATTAAG GGTCTTGAAGTGTCCAAGGCTGGCCGCTATCAAAGTCTTCTCTCTGACAAGAACTTCCTGGAGATGAGTGACTCCGGGGTGGAGTTCACCTCCTCCGGGCTTCCACTAGACAGTGACACGGACGTGCCCATGACCTACGGCTCCCACAAGCCGCTCCTTGACTCGGTCCACTCCGACGGTTTCGTGACCGCTCAGCCCACCATCGCCGAGGGCACCGAAAGCAACTCGCGCACCCCTGACTCCATCCTGAGCGGCAGTCCCGCCAGCCTGCCCAAGGCCAACGGCCAGCCCGACGGTAACCTCATGGAGACCATCATCCCCGATTCGGCCCCCAGGGGCCCCGAGGTGGATGGCGTTGTGATCCCGGCTCCCGCTGGCAGCCCAGCTAAAGAGCCCAGCACTGATGTGGGGCCTGCAGGCGAAGCAGCTTCCACACCATCTGGTGCTGTTGAGAATGCCACAACTTGA